The Vreelandella piezotolerans genomic interval AGTTGGCCCCGATGTAAACGCAGGGAGCGGTCCAGTGGCGCAGCAACGCGGCCGCTGTGCGTCACCATCAACATCGCGCAGCGGGTCTCCTTGACCAGTTCAAGCAGCAGCTCCAGCACGCGCCCTGCCGTTTGCTCGTCTAAATTGCCGGTGGGCTCATCGGCCAGCAGTAGCGACGGGCGCACGGCGAGCGCTCGCCCAATGGCAAGCCGCTGCTGCTGGCCCCCGGAAAGCTGTTCGGGGTAGTGCGCTTCACGCCCGGCAAGCCCTAACCGCTCTATTAAATGACGGCTCCATCCAGGATCTTCTTTGTTTGCTAGCCTTGCCTGCAAGCTTAGGTTGTCGGCTACGTTCAGGCTCGGCACGAGGTGAAATTGCTGAAACACCAGCCCTAACTGCTGACGGCGGAGAAGGGCACACTGGGTTTCATTGAGCTCGGAGAGTGACTGGCCATCGATAACGACTTGACCGCTATCGGGTGTATCCAGGCCAGCGGCAAGATGGAGCAGGGTGGACTTGCCACTACCGGACTCGCCCATCAGCGCGAGGCTTTCGCCGCGGGCTAGATGGAGGTCGACCCCACCCAGTACCTGGAGTTTGCCCTGAGGCGTGCTGAAGGTTTTACGAAGCCGTTGCAGAGCAAGCATAGGTGTCTCCTAGGAGAGAGGAAGCCTGACTATAGCAAAGCACAGGGAATCCTCTCGGGCGTTACGGGTCTATCGTTGCGTGCATGACCCTATCGAAAAGTTTCAAAGTCACAAGGAGCGCATATGGAAAGGATTTACGCGTGGGATCATCGACATGAGCAGGTGGTGTATCGCATTCCTGGCCATACCCATAAAGACGGTCGTGAAGATAGTGATCTATCACCGGTTTGGCTGCCTGCATCACCAGAGGAGTTGCCAAGCGGGGTGGCCGTCGATGATTTACGTAAAGTCGATGTCGACGATTAGAACTGAGAAGAGCGCTCAACCGCCGTTTTTTATCGAAAATTTGCTAAGCTGATCGACGATTTTCTCGGCGGGTACTCATGGCATGCGCTCTTCCCCTTTCACTTTTCGTCCAACGCGTTGGCTACCCGGCGGGCATCTGCAAACGCTGTATAGCCCTCTTTTTCGAGCCACGCCTCGGCTCCAGCGTCATCGAGAGCGTATCACACTGGAGGACGGCGATTTCATCGATCTGGACTGGTACGGGCCACGAGGGGAAGCGACGCGCTGCGCTATTCTACTCCATGGCCTCACCGGGAGCTCGTCATCGCTGTACATTCTAGGCCAGCAGCAGGCGCTGGCCCAGCAGGGTTGGCAAAGTGTGGCGGTCAATTGGCGCGGCTGCTCCGGCGAACCCAATCATCGAGCCCGTGGTTATCATTCCGGTGCCAGCGAAGACCTTGCCGATATCGTCACGCAGTTAGCCGCACGCTATCCGAATAAGCCGCTCGTGGCCGTGGGCTACTCCCTAGGCGGGAACGTGCTGTTGAAATATCTCGGTGAGACAGGCAGCCAAAGCATGCTCCGAGCCGCCGTGGCGGTATCGGTACCGTTTCGGCTGGACCACTGTGCCGAACGAATTCGCCATGGCTTCTCGAGGGTTTACCAGGCGCGATTTCTACGCGGTTTGCGTCATTATGTGGAATCCAAACAGAGAGCTTTCCGTACGCAGGGCCGAGAGCAAGAGCTTGAGCGTTTGACGTCTCTGGAAACGTTGGACGGAATGGAAACGTTTTGGGATTTCGACGGTCGCGTCACGGCCCCTTTGCACGGCTTTGCCAGCGCTGAGGAGTATTACCGACGCTGCAGTAGCGCCTTCTTCGTATCAGCCATTCAAGTGCCGACGCTGATCGTGCACGCCCAAGACGATCCCTTCATTTACCCGCACAGCGTACCCGAGGCCGATATGATACCAGAGTGTGTGACGCTGGAACTCTGGGCCAGTGGCGGCCATGTTGGTTTCATCGAGGGCGCCCCTTGGCGGCCGCGATATTATCTCGAACACCGCTTGCCGGATTGGCTGGGGACACAGGTGCCTGTTTGTGCAATCTTGCAGTCCAGGCAGACGATAGCGTCGTGATCTTTCTATTGATGGTCTGCCTATTGAGTGAGGAGTGGTATGTCAGCGTTTTATGATCGTTTGAAAGAAGTGGCCTCGCCGCGTATTGGGCTTGGCTGTATGAATTTATCCCATGGCTATGGGCAACACGTGCCCGAGCAAGCGGGCATACGAGCACTTAACGAGGCCTTCGAAATGGGATATCGCCATTTTGATACGGCCACGCTATATGGTGCGACGGCTAACGAGCGCTTGCTGGGTAAGGCGCTCGCGTCCAAACGGCAAGGATTCTTCTTGGCTAGCAAGTGCGGCATGGCCATGAACCCAGAGAGCGGCAAAAGAGTGATCGACGGGCGGCCCGAGACGCTGCGCCGCCAATGTGAAGAGAGCCTGGCGCGCTTGCAAACCGATCATCTGGATCTTTATTACCTTCATCGTATGGATCGCCAAGTGCCCATCGAGGAGAGTGTGGGCGCACTGGGGCGGCTGGTCGAGGAGGGTAAAATCAGGGCCGTCGGTCTTTCAGAAATTTCGGCCGACACGCTGCGTAAGGCGCACGCCGAGTATCCCATTGCGGCGGTGCAGTCCGAATACTCGCTATGGACGCGTAATCCCGAGATCGCCTTGAGCCAGACGTGCCAAATCCTAGGGACGGCGCTGGTGGCGTTTAGCCCTTTGGGTCGAGGGTTTCTCTCCGGCGCCATCGATGCCGATACCGTCTTTGCCGAAGGCGACATGCGCGCCGGAATGCCGCGTTTCAATGGCGATAATCGTCACCATAACCTCACGCTGCTGGCGCAGTTCACGGCCGTGGCAATCCGCTTGGAGATCACTCCCGCCCAGTTGGCGTTGGCGTGGGTAAAAGCGCAGGGAAGGCATGTCGTGCCGATTCCCGGAACACGCTCTGTCACCCATATGCGGGAAAATCTACGAGCTGAACAGCTGGTGTTGAGCGAGCCAGACCTTGCGCTGCTCAACGAAATGATGCGTCCCAACGACGTCGCTGGCGCGCGCTACAACGAAGCACAGCAGGCGGATATCGACACCGAAGAATTCGCCTAGTAGACGCGCCATTTATTTTGAGCGCCGCGTTGCTTTCTATTGGCCCTGCGCTACTATTCTCATCATTCAGACGAGCGTTTCGTCTGGCAAAGGGCCACGACCATGTTAAAAGGCTTAATCGTTTGTTTTGCGGTGTTGTTAGCACAGTTAAGCGTGCTGAGTATTATCGATGCGCGTCTTTATAACGCTCAAGATGCTCGCCAAGTCACGTCGACGGTCGTCACACCGCAAAAAGAAGAAGATGGCGACGATCACGAGCCGCCGCTGCTGTAAGCATTTCATGGCATACAAGCCGAGCCTTCGGGCATCGAACAAGGGTAGCATCGGCTACCCTTTTTTATTCGGTGACCTTCTACCGTGTGTCTACAGCATCTCCTCTAGCCACTGATTGAACGTTGCCCAGGACTGCTCATCGGCACGTGGGTGGTAACGATCGCTGCCGAAGACACTGAACGCGTGCGGTGCACCCGAATAGATGCCGACTTCATACGTCACTCCCGCGGCTTCCAGTTCCTCCGCTAGAGTTGCCACATCGTCTAGGCTCACTGCCTCATCAGCACCGCCATGAGCAATGAAAATCGGCGGCGTGTCACTTGAATAGGCTTGCCCATCGGGTGTGTCTAGTCCGCCATGGAAACTCGTGTAAGCAGCAATATCGTTGGCTTCGCCCGAGCGAGCGATCTCTAGGGCGACTGCACCACCAAAGCAATACCCCATGATGACCGCCTGTGTGGCGGCGCCTGATGCTCGTGCTTGATCGAGCCCTGCTAGTGTCAGCGTTCGCATGCGTTCGCGGTCTTGATAAAGGGCTTGTGTGGCTGCCTGCTTGTCTTCAGTGGCCTGGGGACGATTGCCTGCCCCAAATAGGTCGACGGCAAACGCATCGTATCCTTGCTCTGCAAGCATATCGGCGCGCTGTCGTTCGTAATCATCTATACCGTCCCAATCGTGGACGATGATGACGCTCCCCTTGGCGTTGTCGCCCCCTGAGATGAAATAGCCTTCGAAACGTTCGCCGTTTACATCGTAGCTAACGTCCTCTCCACTGGGCGTATACGCATTAGCCGTCGTGGCGAACGACAGCGACGCGAGTGTCAAAAGGCCGAAGCAAGTAAATGAAGTAGGAATTTTATGGCGCATGGATCTGTCCAAGTGGGTGTAGGAGTTAAAGCATAGTCAACCCAATCGAAAGGAGAGACACAAACGCGGATGTTTAGCGTGGAAGACTAAGACTTGCGTCTGGAACTAGCTAACGGCATCCTTGTCCGTTGATAGTATGACCACTAGGGAGCATAGATACATGGCTTTTAACGATTCGAACACGGCGAGAACGCAACCCCAGAGTGTGGTGAGCGGCGCTAGTGCCAACAAGGTGTTACGCAACACTTACGCTCTTTTGGCGATGACACTGCTGTTTTCGGCTGTCACGGCGGGCGCTTCTGTGGCCATGGGTATCCAGCAGATGAACATTTTCGTGTTCTTCATTGGGGCTTATGGCTTGATGTTCTTGGTCCACAAGACCGCCAACTCCGCGGCAGGTCTGCTGGCAACCTTTGCGTTTACGGGCTTCATGGGGTTTACCCTAGGGCCGATTATTTCTGCCTATTTGACGCTGCCTAACGGTGGCGCGTTGATCATGAACGCTCTGGCCATGACCGGCCTGACGTTCATTGGCCTGTCTGCTGTGGCGCTGACGACCAAAAAAGACTTCAGCTTCTTGAGTAATTTCCTGATGGCGGGTGCCATCGTGCTGATCCTCGCCATGGTGGCGGGTATCTTCTTCAACATCCCCGCGCTGTCGCTAATGGTGTCTGCAGGTTTCGTGCTATTTGCGTCTGCCGCGATCCTCTATCAAACGAGTGAAATCGTGCACCGCGCTGGTGAAACGAACTACATCCTCGCCACGGTGACGCTCTACGTCTCTATCTACAATCTGTTCGTCAGCCTGCTCTCTATTCTGGGTATCATGAGCAACGACTGATCGTTAGCATGCAGGCTGTCACTTGACGCGGCATCCCCAACAGACAACAGACCCTACTAGGTAGGGTCTGTTTTTTTCACGGGTTCAGTAAGAGACGATACAATGGAGTACGGCTTATTGGTCATGGGCGCGCCTTACGCCAGTGCAGCACCGCACTCGGCACTTCGCTTTGCCAAGGCGCTCATTGATACAGGTCACCGAGTGGCGGGAATTTTCTTCTATCAAGAGGGAGTTCATAACGCTTCACAGTTAATGACTCCGCCACAAGACGAACTCAACATGCGTGATGCGTGGATTGCGTTGCACCACGAGCATGGCGTTGCACTGGAAGTATGCATTGCTGCCGCGCTGCGCCGGGGGATAATGAGCGAGACCGAGGCCAAGCGCCATGGCCAAACGCACTTCAACCTACAAGCGCCGTTCGAATTGACCGGCCTGGGGCAATTGCTCGCCCTTCAACAGCGTTGCGATCGTGTGATCACTTTTGCGTAGGGAGCAGTACGATGAGTCATGAACAAGAGCGGCTGGTGATCATTCGTCATGCGCCGTATAGCTCCAATGCCCTGCGAGAGGGGCTGGACGTGGCTTTGGTAGCGGCCGCGTTTGGCCAAACGGTCAGTCTACTGTTTCTTGGGCAGGGTGTACTGGCCCTGCTAAAAGAGCAAAAAACGGGTGCGCCAGGGCAGAAGGCGACGCTACCGACCATCGATATGCTGGAGATGTACGACATCGATCAACTGTTAGTGGCACAAAGCGCGCTGGATGCGCTGCACTTGCAAGTCGACCAGCTAGTAGAGGGGGCGACTGTAGTGGCCGACGAGGGGTTGCCCGAGTTGTTACATCGCCACTCTCAAGTGATGAATTTTTGAAAGGGCAGCGCCATGTTACATATTTTGAACAAGCCCACGCATAGCGAGCCCGCAGAACAGATGCTCCTCACCGTTGCCGACGGCGATAGTATTTTGCTCATCGAAGATGCCGTTCAAGCGTTACTGCACGTTAATTGGCGGGGCTGGCACCTGGAAAATGATATCCACGTGTTCATATTGGAGGAAGACGCAATATCTCGGGGTGTATATCCAGCTTCCCCCGTTCCTCAAGATCGATGGCTGGATATGAGAGGGTTTGTTGCGTTGACCGAGCAGCATACGAAGATTTTATCGTGGTACTGACTAATGAACGATACAAGTTTATACCGTTATCTCGATGCAACCCAAAAAGTTAAAATAGACCCTGAGGGCTATTTAGTTAAGCAAAGCGACTGGGACCATAGCGTTGCCGCGTTATTAGCTGCGGATGAAGGGCTAGCACTGACGGAGGAGCATTGGGAGCTCATTCGTGTGGTTCGGGATTTTTATACGCGCTACGAAATGGCGCCGGCGATGCGCCCATTGGTCAAAGCCACCAAGCAAGCCCTAGGCGAGGAAAAAGGGCGCTCGGTCTATTTGATGCGTTTATTCCCCGGCAGCCCGCCAAAACGTTTGGCTCGTATTGCTGGGTTACCTAAGCCAACGAACTGTCTATAGCCGACTGAACAGGGTTATACCAGATCGCCGCGGGTGCATACTGATAGCACGACCGCATCTTCTTGGCTGGTAGAGACTAGGGCGTGGCCCATGTCACTGTCAAAGTAGATACTGTCTCCTTCCGCTAGCACTAACGGAGCATAGAATTCCGTATAAAGCATGATGTCGCCGTGCAGTACCATCAAAAACTCTTCGCCATCGTGCCGTACCCACTGATGATATTCGTCAAAGCTGCGTGCTCGAACGATCGTTTTAAATGGGATCATGCGCTTTTGCGCGAGCTGATGGCCCAGCAGTTCATGTTCGTAAGTTGGGGTAGGGTGCAGTTGGCCTTTTCCTTTACGCGTCAGATCGCGACGTCCCATGGTGTAGCGCTCGCGCTTGGGAGGCGTAAAAAGCTGCGGTAGATCGATATCGAGACCGCTCATTAGCTTCTGTACTACGCTGAACGTTGGCGAGACTTGGTCGTTCTCGATTTTAGAAAGCGTAGAACGAGCAATACCGGTGCGCTGGCTCACGTCCTCCAGCGTCCATTGATTAGCTAGTCGAATCTGTTTGAGCCGTTCGCCCAACCGTAGTGGTTCGACGAACGGCTTTCGCCCTGACGCGATGCGCAGCGCTGCGTGCTCTTCAGAAGTGGCGGTCATAACGGTCACGTGAGGTAGAGGGCAACATGAACGCCGCATGGTACCACAGCTCTTGCGCTCAGGGCGCCACTAGGGAGCATCGGTGAAGGGGAGTCCCAAAAGCGCTTTGATATGCGCCTCGGCGCTGCTGGCAAGGGAGGTTGGGTTGTAACCTCCCTCTAGTACGGACACGACGCGATTGTCGGCATAAAGCGCCGCAATTTCCATGGCCAGGTGCGTTACCCAATAGAAGTCTTCATCTTCTAAGCAAATATCGCCCATTGGGTCCTCTTTATGAGCATCGAACCCTGCCGATAACATTACCAGGTCGGGTTTGAAGGCATGCAGTGCGGGGAGCCAATGACGTTCGATGACCCGTCGATACTCTTCACTGCCGGTACCGACTTCCAGCGGGGTATTCACCACGTTTTGCCATTCGCTGCGCAAGTAACGCCAAGGATAAAACGGGTATTGAAAGCTGGTGCAAATGAGCACGTCTGGATCGTTCTTAAAAATGTCGATGGTGCCGTTGCACTGGTGAACATCGAAATCGAGAATGGCGATCCGTCGAGCACCATAGGTTGCTTTTGCATGAGCGGCCCCCACGGCAATGTTGTTGTAAAAGCAGAAGCCCATGGCATCGGCTGCTTCGGCATGGTGGCCGGGGGGGCGCACGGCGCAAAAGACGTTATCCGCTTGCCGTTTGAACACCTGATCCACGCCCCGAATGACGGCACCTGCGGCTACACGCGCTGCTTTCAAGCTATCCGGGTTCATCATGGTGTCGCTATCCAGCGTCACGATTCCTTCGCTAGGCAGGCATTTCTCCAAGGCATGAAGGTGGCGCAAAGGATGAACTCTGGCTAACGCCTCGTCACTCGCCTCTTTGGCATCACCCTGCATGGTTTGCTGTAACAGTCCAGAAAGTGACAGGCGCGCCCGAATCGCCTCTAGCCGCAAGGGACTTTCAGGGTGCTCTGGCCCCATATGATGCAATACGCAGTCGGGGTGGGTAAGGTAGGCAGTGATCATTCGAGCGCTCCGGTAACGTTAGCATCACCTTAATCGCCTCGAGGGCTTGCGCGACAGTGTCAATAAGTCGTACACATTAGTCATTCATGTCAGAGGGAGACGCATCGTGAGCACACGCTTTCTGCATCATTTTTTCGAACCTCGCTCGGTGGCGGTGTTCGGTGCCTCTGAAAAGCCAGAATCTTTGGGTGGTTTGGTGTTGGGCAACCTGCAAGATGGCCAATTCAGAGGCAAGCTCTGGGCCGTTAACCTGAAAGGTTATGAAAAGGTGTTTGGCGTAGATTGCGTACGTACAGTGGAGGAACTGCCCGACATTCCTGATCTCGCCGTCGTGTGTTCGCCCATTGAGGGCGTTCCCAGACTGATTAAAAAGTTGGGTAAGTACGGTGTGAAGGCGGCTTTGGTGCTTTCCGGGGGTGCGTACCTAGACCGTGAGGAGGGCAGCAAGGGGTCGATACGCCAGCGCATGCTGCAGGCTGCCCGTGAATCCGGCATCCGCGTTCTAGGCCCGGAGTGTATGGGGCTAATCGTACCGGGAAAAAAACTCAATGCTTCGTATGCCAGCCAGCCGATCAAGGCGGGGCGCGTGGCATATCTAGGCCAATCAGGAATGCTGGCCAATGCGATGATCGACTGGGCAGCGGGCCGAGATGTGGGCTTCTCTCACCTCATTACCGTTGGCGATAGTGTCGATGTGTTATTGCCGGATCTCATCGACTACGTCAATCAGTATTCGCCTGCGCAAGCGATTCTTCTACATCTCGAGCGGGTGACGGATGCCCAGCACTTTATGACGTCTGTCCGGGATGCCTCACGCAACCGACTCGTGGTGGCGATCAAAAGTGGTCGCACCGCTCAGTCGGACATATCTGGTATGCCGCCCACGCCGGGCATTGCCAATCGCGATGTCGTGTTCGATGCCGCCTTTGCACGTGCCGGCGTGGTGCGTGTCAACGATTCGGATGAAATGCTCGATGCCCTAGAAACGCTGTCACGTATGAAACCGCTACGCGGTGATCGCTTGGCAATCGTCTCCAATGGACTTGGGCCTGCCATGCTGGCCATCGATAAGTTAATTAGCGCGGGTGGCAAGCTGGCTGAATTCAGCCCCGAAACCCAAGCGGCGTTACATAAAAGTCAAGTCGATATGAGCAAGCCCGGCGAAAACCCGGTGGACTTGGGCGGAAACGCGACTCCGGAGCGGTTTGTTGAGGCGCTGCAAATCGTCACCGCTGACCCGAACGTCGATGCCGTCCTAGTCGTTCATGCACCTACACGTTTAGCGCCTTCCCAGGTCACGGCCCAAGCGCTCATCGATCACCGTCGCTCTTTCAAACGTAATTTACTCACGAGTTGGATGGGTTTGAAAGAGGCGCTCAATGCGCGACATGTCTGCAACCTCGCGGGTATTCCTACCTATACGTCACCTGAAAAAGCGGTGAAGGCCTTTATGCATATGGTGGATTATCAGCGCGTTCAGGCGTTGCTGCATGAAATACCGCCCAGCCTGCCGTTTTCCACGAGCCCAGAGATTCGCGCCGAGTGTCGTGCGCTGATCAAGCAAGCAAAAGAACAGGGCCGCCAAACTCTCGCTCACTCTGAAACCGCCCAAGTATTGGAAGCTTATGGTATACCCACTGCCCCCAGCGCCTACGTGAACTCACCAGAAGAAGCCTTGGTGGTCGCCGAACGCTTTCCAGGACCAAAGGCGCTGAAAGTGGTTCACGAAGGAAACTGTCGGCCGTATCGCTACCGCAAGCATCCGCATAAGATTTCCGCTGGGTTACTGCAAGATTTAGAGACGCCCGAACAAGTCGCCGACGGGGTGAGGCAATTAGACGATAAAGTGCAGGAGAAATTTCCCGAGCATGCCATTCGCGAATACTGTTTGCAGCCGATGCAGCGGGGCAAACATTCGATGCAGATTTGTGCAGGCATCACCCGGGACCCGGTATTTGGGCCGCTGATCGTGTTTGGTATCGGGGGCTATAAGGTCAACGTGTTGGCTGACCGGCAGGTGGCGTTGCCCCCGCTCAATATGAGCCTCGCCTCCGACGTCGTGGGGCGCACCCATGCGGCCTCTTTGATCCGCGAGCACTCCGCCGACCCCGAGCGGGATATCCAGCATCTATGTCAGTTGCTAGTCAAACTTTCCCAAATGGCGTCGGATTTGACCGATTTACGTGGCCTGGAGCTCAATCCATTGCTGTTGAACCGCGACGGTATGTTGGCAGTGGATTTTGCCATGGATCTGGGGCACCCCGCGCGTTTTGCGATCATGCCGTACCCGGAAGAGCTTCGTCAGTGGGTGACGTTGAAAAATGGCTGGCAGGTAGAAGTGCGACCCATCCGCGCAGAGGATGCACCACTGATCACCACCTTTCACCGGCAGCTCTCAGAGGAGAGCATCCGTTTCCGCTACTTCCATAACAAGTCGAACCTTACCCAGCGCGACTTGTCGATTTTGTCGCATATCAACTATGACCGTCAGATGGCATTCATCGCGGAGCATCAGCACGATGATGGCAGTAAGGAGATGTTGGGGGTGGTTCGGGTATGGAACGACCCTGACAATATCCGCACCGAGTTCTCCGTGATCATTCGGGATGATCTTCAGGGACTGGGCATTGGCAGTCTACTGATGAAGAAAATGATCGACTACTGCACCAGTATAGGCACGCTCGAAATGATCGGTAAGATCATGGTGGATAATCACCCCATGCGAGCGTTGATGAAACATCTTGGTTTTCGTTGCCGTTACAATATGGAAGAGCAGGTGATCGATGCCGTACTGCGACTGAATGAACCCGACAGCGAGTGGCAGCGCCATCGTTTGGAGAGTCAACCGGATTGACCCTTCCAATGAACGGTCTGTGGCTTGTCACCCGCAGACCGTTTGAGTGTTACGTCTTGCGCCTGGGCATCAGGGCGCTAAACGGAAGCGGCTCCACTCACCGCCGTCGCGCCGTTCGTAGCGCAGTCGGTCGTGCAAGCGGCTGGGCTGCCCCTGCCAAAACTCGATCATTTCCGGGTTTACCCGATAGCCTCCCCAGTGAATAGGGCGGGGAATATCCTGGCCTTCATAAGCTTGTTCGAAGCGCTTTTGACGCTCTTCGATCCAGTTCCTGTCAGGAATCACCACGCTTTGGGTGGCAATCCAAGCACCGAGCTGACTACCGCGTGGGCGACTGGCAAAGTATTCATCCGACTCTTCGGCGGAAACTTGCTCCACCGGGCCCTCTATCCGCACTTGACGTGATAGAGACGGCCACCAAAAGGTGAGAGCGGCATAGGGCACATTGCTCAGCTCGCTACCTTTATGGCTATGATAGTTGGTGAAAAACACCATGCCTCGCTCGTCGAACCCTTTCAGCAGCACAACGCGTGCATGGGGACGACCCTGACTGTCGACCGTAGAGAGCGTCATGGCATTGCCATCTTTACCTTCGCTGTCAAGGGCCAGACTGAACCACTCATCGAACGTCACGAATGGGTCGTCGGAGGTGTGCGTTTCGTCCAAACGCCCGCCCTCGTAGTCACGCCTGACGT includes:
- the pdxH gene encoding pyridoxamine 5'-phosphate oxidase, whose amino-acid sequence is MTRNIADVRRDYEGGRLDETHTSDDPFVTFDEWFSLALDSEGKDGNAMTLSTVDSQGRPHARVVLLKGFDERGMVFFTNYHSHKGSELSNVPYAALTFWWPSLSRQVRIEGPVEQVSAEESDEYFASRPRGSQLGAWIATQSVVIPDRNWIEERQKRFEQAYEGQDIPRPIHWGGYRVNPEMIEFWQGQPSRLHDRLRYERRDGGEWSRFRLAP